In one window of Duganella dendranthematis DNA:
- the bamC gene encoding outer membrane protein assembly factor BamC has translation MTIRKTAFISSQRALVVGAVVATVTSLSGCGMISSVVGNDKVDYKSAKKASTLDVPPDLTQLQKDNRYSLPDSSNGVATASGYNASKAAQSGALNQTAIIVPGQPAAGTVAQVSLNDIKVERDGNQRWLIIKQTPEQLWPQLKQFWEDSGFTLSEELPASGIMETEWNENRAKIPQDFIRNTIGKVFDSVYSSGERDKFRTRIERRADGSSEIYISHRGVQEVATGSDKETTKWMPRPNDPGLEAEFLARMMNKLGNGGEQLASAKTAVEGAIVQPQHASLVGAGADRAVQVDEGFDRAWRRVGLALDRAGFTVEDRDRTQGIYFVRYINDATETKGFFSKLFSWGSSDEADKEAQRYRISVKANEGNTSIVKVLNNSGQPETSAVGEKIATLLHEQLK, from the coding sequence ATGACTATTCGCAAGACAGCTTTTATTTCCTCGCAGCGCGCGCTGGTAGTGGGCGCCGTGGTGGCCACCGTGACCAGCCTGAGCGGCTGCGGCATGATCAGCTCGGTGGTGGGCAACGACAAGGTGGACTACAAGTCCGCCAAAAAAGCCAGTACGCTGGACGTGCCGCCGGATCTGACCCAGTTGCAAAAAGATAACCGCTATTCGCTGCCGGATTCGAGCAATGGCGTGGCCACTGCTTCCGGCTACAACGCCTCGAAAGCGGCGCAATCGGGTGCGCTGAACCAGACCGCCATCATTGTGCCGGGCCAGCCGGCCGCCGGCACCGTGGCGCAAGTCAGCCTGAACGACATCAAGGTGGAGCGCGACGGCAACCAGCGTTGGCTGATCATCAAGCAGACACCGGAGCAACTGTGGCCGCAACTGAAACAGTTCTGGGAAGATTCGGGCTTCACGCTGTCGGAAGAGCTGCCGGCGTCGGGCATCATGGAAACCGAATGGAACGAGAATCGCGCCAAGATTCCGCAGGATTTCATCCGCAATACCATCGGCAAGGTGTTTGACTCGGTGTATTCCAGCGGCGAGCGCGACAAGTTCCGCACCCGCATCGAGCGCCGCGCCGACGGTTCCAGCGAGATCTACATTAGCCATCGCGGCGTGCAGGAAGTTGCCACCGGTTCCGACAAGGAAACCACCAAGTGGATGCCGCGTCCGAACGATCCAGGCCTGGAAGCCGAATTCCTGGCGCGCATGATGAACAAGCTGGGCAACGGCGGCGAACAGCTGGCGTCGGCCAAGACGGCAGTGGAAGGCGCGATTGTGCAGCCTCAGCACGCCTCGCTGGTGGGCGCAGGCGCCGACCGTGCGGTGCAGGTGGACGAGGGCTTCGACCGCGCCTGGCGCCGTGTAGGCCTGGCGCTGGACCGCGCTGGCTTCACCGTGGAAGACCGCGACCGCACCCAAGGTATTTACTTCGTGCGTTATATCAACGACGCAACCGAAACCAAAGGTTTCTTCAGCAAGCTGTTTAGCTGGGGTTCGTCGGATGAGGCGGATAAAGAAGCGCAGCGCTACCGTATTTCGGTCAAGGCTAACGAAGGCAATACCAGCATCGTGAAGGTGTTGAACAATTCGGGCCAGCCGGAAACCAGTGCTGTCGGCGAAAAGATCGCGACGCTGCTACATGAACAGTTGAAGTAA
- the dapA gene encoding 4-hydroxy-tetrahydrodipicolinate synthase — protein sequence MIKGSIVAIVTPMHADGSLDFEGLNKLIDWHIAEGTDSIVIAGTTGESATVSVEEHCALIKATVAHAKGRIPIIAGAGANSTAEAIKLTRYAKEAGADATLQVVPYYNRPTQEGMYQHFKAIAEAVDLPVILYNVPGRTVADMSNDTILRLAAIPNIVGVKDATGNIGRGYDLLRLAPKSFAVYSGDDPTAMALMLAGGAGNISVTANVAPRAMADMCRAAIAGDVAKALELNNKVFPLHQKLFIEPNPVPVKWALAEMGKMPAGIRLPLVPLADGYHESVRDALREAGIL from the coding sequence ATGATTAAGGGCAGCATCGTAGCAATCGTCACCCCGATGCACGCAGACGGCAGTCTGGACTTTGAGGGTTTGAACAAGCTGATCGACTGGCACATCGCCGAAGGTACGGACAGCATCGTCATTGCCGGCACCACCGGTGAATCGGCTACCGTCAGCGTGGAAGAGCATTGCGCGCTGATCAAGGCGACGGTTGCCCATGCCAAGGGCCGCATCCCGATCATCGCCGGCGCCGGCGCCAACTCGACCGCCGAAGCGATCAAGCTGACCCGTTACGCCAAGGAAGCCGGTGCCGACGCCACGCTGCAAGTGGTGCCGTACTACAACCGTCCTACCCAGGAAGGCATGTACCAGCACTTCAAGGCCATCGCCGAAGCGGTGGACCTGCCGGTGATCCTGTACAACGTGCCGGGCCGTACCGTGGCCGACATGAGCAACGACACCATCCTGCGCCTGGCCGCGATTCCGAACATCGTCGGCGTCAAAGACGCGACCGGCAACATCGGCCGTGGCTACGACCTGTTGCGCCTGGCGCCGAAATCGTTCGCCGTCTACTCGGGCGACGATCCAACCGCCATGGCCCTGATGCTGGCCGGCGGCGCCGGCAATATCTCGGTGACCGCCAACGTGGCGCCGCGCGCAATGGCCGATATGTGCCGCGCCGCCATCGCCGGCGACGTCGCCAAGGCGCTGGAGCTGAACAATAAAGTCTTCCCGCTGCACCAGAAACTGTTCATTGAGCCGAATCCGGTGCCGGTGAAATGGGCGCTGGCCGAAATGGGCAAGATGCCTGCCGGTATCCGCCTGCCGCTGGTGCCGCTGGCGGACGGTTATCATGAGTCCGTTCGCGACGCCCTGCGCGAAGCCGGCATCCTGTAA
- a CDS encoding class I SAM-dependent methyltransferase — MSDQISPWVQRYAPLVPGGAVLDLACGSGRHSRHMAALGHEVVAVDRDPAALAATCGPGITTSAIDLEEEGAVWPFGPQRFAGIVVTNYLHRPLIADMLGSLAPNGVLIYETFADGNAQFGKPSNPAFLLQPGELLALAAAHGLRVVAFEDGVIDSPKAAMVQRLCAVKPEFPREAALLPPF, encoded by the coding sequence ATGAGCGATCAAATCTCGCCCTGGGTGCAGCGTTATGCGCCCCTGGTCCCCGGCGGCGCCGTGCTGGACCTGGCATGCGGCAGCGGCCGCCATTCGCGCCATATGGCGGCGCTGGGCCACGAGGTGGTGGCGGTCGACCGCGACCCGGCGGCGCTGGCGGCCACTTGCGGGCCTGGCATCACTACCAGTGCTATCGACCTGGAAGAAGAGGGCGCCGTCTGGCCTTTCGGTCCGCAGCGTTTTGCCGGCATCGTGGTCACAAACTACCTGCATCGGCCGCTAATTGCCGACATGCTGGGTAGTCTGGCGCCAAATGGCGTGCTGATTTATGAGACCTTCGCCGACGGCAATGCGCAGTTCGGCAAACCGTCGAATCCGGCATTTCTCTTGCAGCCGGGCGAATTGCTGGCGCTGGCTGCCGCCCACGGCTTGCGGGTGGTGGCGTTCGAAGACGGCGTCATCGACAGCCCAAAAGCTGCCATGGTGCAACGACTATGCGCCGTAAAGCCTGAATTTCCCCGAGAGGCGGCTCTATTACCGCCATTTTGA
- a CDS encoding tryptophan--tRNA ligase, with protein sequence MYPDRVVSGMRPTGAMHLGHYHGALKNWVRMQTELPCLFFVADWHALTTHYDDPTVIERSTWDMLVDWLAAGVDPSQSTLFIQSRVPEHAELHLLLSMATPLGWLERVPTYKDQIENLATKDLATYGFLGYPLLQAADVLIYRASQVPVGEDQVPHIEMMREIARRFNHLYGKEKGFEEKAQDAVKKLGSKRAKLYNELRTEYQQDGKDEALEQAKAMLDDAQSLSMGDRERLFGYLEGSRKLILVEPQARLTEAARLPGLDGRKMSKSYGNAIALREDKESVSKKIKTMPTDPARVRRTDAGDPERCPVWQFHQVYSDTATKEWVVKGCKSAGIGCIECKQPVIDAIIKEQEPMHERAQPYLDDPSLVRAIVADGNDVARKMAQETMRDVREAMGLVYT encoded by the coding sequence ATGTACCCCGATCGCGTTGTCTCCGGCATGCGTCCTACCGGCGCCATGCATCTGGGCCACTACCACGGCGCCCTGAAGAACTGGGTCAGGATGCAGACCGAGCTGCCGTGCCTGTTCTTCGTGGCCGACTGGCACGCGCTGACCACGCACTACGACGACCCCACGGTCATCGAGCGCAGCACCTGGGACATGCTGGTCGACTGGCTGGCGGCCGGCGTCGATCCGTCGCAATCGACGCTGTTCATCCAGTCGCGCGTGCCCGAGCACGCCGAGTTGCACCTTCTGCTGTCGATGGCCACGCCGCTGGGCTGGCTGGAGCGGGTGCCGACCTACAAGGACCAGATCGAGAATCTGGCCACGAAAGACCTGGCAACTTACGGCTTCCTCGGCTATCCGCTGCTGCAGGCCGCAGACGTGCTGATCTACCGCGCCAGCCAGGTGCCGGTCGGTGAAGACCAGGTGCCGCACATTGAAATGATGCGCGAGATTGCGCGCCGTTTTAATCACTTGTACGGCAAAGAAAAGGGTTTCGAGGAGAAGGCGCAAGATGCTGTCAAAAAGCTGGGCAGCAAGCGCGCCAAGCTGTACAACGAACTGCGCACCGAATACCAGCAGGACGGCAAGGACGAGGCGCTGGAACAGGCCAAGGCCATGCTGGACGATGCCCAGAGCCTGTCGATGGGCGACCGCGAACGCTTGTTCGGCTATCTGGAAGGCAGCCGCAAGCTGATCCTGGTCGAACCGCAGGCACGCCTGACCGAAGCAGCCCGCCTGCCGGGGCTGGACGGCCGCAAGATGTCCAAGAGCTACGGCAACGCCATCGCGCTGCGCGAAGACAAGGAATCGGTCAGCAAGAAAATCAAGACCATGCCCACCGACCCGGCGCGCGTGCGCCGCACTGACGCCGGCGATCCCGAGCGTTGCCCGGTGTGGCAGTTCCACCAGGTGTATTCCGATACAGCCACCAAGGAGTGGGTGGTCAAGGGCTGCAAGTCGGCCGGTATCGGTTGTATCGAGTGCAAACAGCCGGTCATCGACGCCATCATCAAGGAACAGGAGCCGATGCACGAGCGCGCCCAGCCGTATCTGGACGACCCGTCGCTGGTGCGCGCTATTGTTGCCGACGGCAACGATGTGGCGCGCAAAATGGCACAGGAAACCATGCGCGATGTGCGCGAGGCCATGGGCCTGGTCTATACGTAA
- a CDS encoding site-2 protease family protein: MNDIDSIVQAIAVALIPILFAISLHEAAHGFVARYFGDPTAANEGRLTANPLKHIDPFGTVLLPLMLALAHLPPLGYAKPVPVDYGRLRNPKKQMAFVAAAGPAANFVMGFGWMVLWVVLIRGMNFEQHDFFVQMAEVGVLVNCSMCVFNLIPLPPLDGGRIVTGLLPLSIARHYAKIERYSLIVFIGLIAMVYYGLLSGYMRAGSAIMQSIYGILVKPLLILLS, from the coding sequence ATGAACGACATTGACAGTATTGTCCAGGCCATCGCGGTGGCCTTGATTCCCATCCTTTTTGCCATTTCGCTGCATGAAGCCGCTCACGGCTTCGTCGCCCGCTATTTTGGCGATCCGACCGCCGCCAACGAGGGCCGCCTGACCGCCAACCCGCTTAAGCACATCGACCCGTTCGGCACCGTCCTGCTGCCGCTGATGCTGGCGCTGGCGCACCTGCCGCCGCTGGGCTATGCCAAGCCGGTACCGGTGGACTATGGCCGTCTGCGTAATCCGAAGAAACAGATGGCGTTCGTCGCTGCCGCCGGCCCCGCCGCCAACTTCGTCATGGGTTTCGGCTGGATGGTGTTGTGGGTGGTACTGATTCGTGGCATGAACTTCGAACAGCATGATTTCTTCGTGCAAATGGCCGAGGTGGGCGTGCTGGTCAATTGTTCGATGTGCGTGTTCAACCTGATTCCGCTGCCGCCGCTGGACGGCGGCCGCATCGTCACTGGCCTGCTGCCGCTGTCGATCGCGCGCCACTACGCGAAAATCGAGCGCTACAGCCTGATCGTGTTCATCGGCCTGATCGCGATGGTCTACTACGGTTTGTTGAGCGGCTATATGCGCGCTGGCAGCGCGATCATGCAGTCCATCTACGGTATTCTGGTCAAACCCCTCCTTATCCTGTTGAGTTGA
- a CDS encoding L-threonylcarbamoyladenylate synthase translates to MSQFFQVHPVNPQARLIKQAAQIIHDGGIVAVPTDSSYALVCHLDDKGAVERLRRIRGIDEKHHLTLLCRDLSELGVYARVDNRQFRLLKAATPGPFTFILEATKVVPRRLSHPSRKTIGLRVPEDNIVNALLAELDQPLLGSTLIMPGETEALNDADVICDRLGKQLELIIDGGACCMEPTTVIDLTGPEAVLVRQGRGDASAFGL, encoded by the coding sequence ATGAGCCAATTTTTCCAGGTCCATCCCGTCAATCCGCAAGCCCGCCTGATCAAGCAGGCGGCGCAGATCATCCATGATGGCGGCATCGTCGCCGTGCCGACCGACTCCAGCTATGCGCTGGTTTGCCATCTGGACGACAAGGGCGCCGTCGAGCGCCTGCGCCGCATCCGTGGCATTGACGAAAAGCACCATCTGACCCTGCTGTGCCGCGATTTGAGCGAGCTGGGCGTCTACGCCCGCGTTGACAACCGCCAGTTCCGCCTGCTGAAGGCGGCCACGCCGGGGCCGTTCACCTTTATTCTTGAGGCCACCAAGGTGGTGCCGCGCCGTCTCAGCCATCCCTCGCGCAAGACCATTGGCCTGCGCGTGCCGGAAGATAACATCGTCAATGCGTTGCTGGCCGAGCTCGACCAGCCGTTGCTGGGCAGTACGCTGATTATGCCGGGCGAGACCGAGGCGCTGAATGACGCCGACGTCATCTGCGACCGGCTCGGCAAACAGCTCGAGCTGATCATCGACGGCGGCGCCTGCTGCATGGAGCCGACCACCGTCATCGACCTGACCGGTCCTGAAGCCGTACTGGTGCGCCAGGGCCGGGGCGACGCCAGCGCATTCGGACTCTGA
- the htpX gene encoding protease HtpX produces MKRIVLFIATNLAVMVVLSIVLSLLGIGRPGSGSTLQLGSLLAFSLVVGFTGAIFSLLISKPMAKWSTGARVIDNPSNSTELWLVNTVKALSERAGIGMPQVAVYPGEPNAFATGAFKNSALVAVSTGLLESMNRDEVEAVLGHEVAHIANGDMVTMTLIQGVTNTFVVFLARIVGFFVDNMLNKNEERRGPGIGYMITVFVCEIVFGLLASLIVAWFSRQREFRADAGSAKLLGSTVPMQHALARLNGVEPGALPQSFAASGITGGGGWGALFSTHPPFEQRIAALRAVQ; encoded by the coding sequence ATGAAACGCATTGTCCTGTTTATTGCTACCAACCTCGCTGTGATGGTGGTGCTGTCCATCGTCCTGTCGCTGCTGGGTATCGGCCGTCCGGGCTCGGGCAGTACGCTGCAGCTGGGCAGCCTGCTGGCGTTTTCGCTGGTGGTCGGCTTTACCGGCGCTATCTTTTCGCTGCTGATCTCCAAGCCGATGGCCAAATGGTCGACCGGCGCGCGCGTGATCGACAATCCGTCCAATTCCACCGAGCTGTGGCTGGTGAATACCGTCAAGGCACTGTCCGAACGCGCCGGCATCGGCATGCCGCAGGTGGCCGTCTACCCGGGCGAGCCGAACGCCTTCGCCACTGGCGCCTTCAAGAATTCGGCATTGGTGGCCGTTTCCACCGGCCTTCTGGAAAGCATGAACCGTGACGAGGTCGAAGCCGTGCTGGGCCACGAGGTGGCGCACATCGCCAATGGCGACATGGTCACCATGACCCTGATCCAGGGCGTGACCAATACCTTCGTGGTGTTCCTGGCTCGTATCGTCGGTTTCTTTGTCGACAACATGCTGAACAAAAACGAAGAACGTCGAGGCCCCGGCATTGGCTACATGATCACCGTGTTCGTCTGCGAAATCGTGTTCGGCCTGCTGGCGTCGCTGATCGTGGCCTGGTTCTCGCGCCAGCGCGAATTCCGCGCCGACGCCGGTTCGGCCAAGCTGCTGGGCAGCACCGTGCCGATGCAGCACGCGCTGGCCCGCCTGAACGGCGTGGAGCCGGGCGCGCTGCCGCAGTCGTTCGCGGCCTCGGGCATCACCGGCGGCGGCGGCTGGGGTGCGCTGTTCTCGACCCATCCTCCTTTCGAGCAGCGTATCGCCGCGCTGCGTGCAGTACAATAA
- a CDS encoding 3',5'-nucleoside bisphosphate phosphatase: protein MPVMKVDLHCHSNVSDGVLAPAAVAETARKAGVDVWALTDHDEVSGIPAARTAAAAQGMRFVTGVEISITWANETVHIVGLQIDENNQALVDGLACTRSGRDNRGREIARQLELIGIEGAYEGALKYVGNPDLMSRTHFARYLVEIGACANTGEVFKKYLSEGKPGYVPHCWASLQQSVDWIRGAGGIAVIAHPGRYRFTQLAQGQLFEEFKQLGGAAIEVVTGSHTPDQYPEYAQLANYYGFLASRGTDFHAPGESRVDFAALPPLPANVTPVWHDWF, encoded by the coding sequence ATGCCTGTTATGAAAGTTGATCTGCATTGTCATTCCAACGTCTCCGATGGCGTTCTGGCTCCGGCTGCCGTGGCGGAAACCGCGCGCAAGGCCGGGGTCGACGTCTGGGCGCTGACCGACCACGACGAGGTGAGCGGCATTCCGGCCGCGCGCACCGCTGCCGCCGCGCAGGGCATGCGCTTTGTCACCGGCGTCGAGATTTCCATTACCTGGGCCAACGAGACGGTGCACATCGTCGGCCTGCAAATCGACGAGAACAACCAGGCGCTGGTGGATGGCCTGGCCTGCACCCGTTCCGGCCGCGACAACCGCGGCCGCGAGATCGCCAGGCAGCTGGAATTGATCGGCATCGAGGGCGCCTACGAAGGTGCGCTGAAATACGTCGGCAATCCGGACCTGATGTCGCGCACCCACTTTGCGCGCTACCTGGTCGAGATCGGCGCCTGCGCCAATACGGGCGAGGTGTTCAAGAAGTATCTGTCCGAAGGCAAGCCGGGCTATGTGCCGCATTGCTGGGCCTCGCTGCAGCAGTCGGTCGACTGGATTCGCGGCGCCGGCGGCATCGCCGTGATCGCCCACCCGGGCCGTTACCGCTTCACGCAGCTGGCGCAGGGCCAGTTGTTCGAGGAATTCAAGCAATTGGGCGGCGCCGCCATCGAGGTGGTGACCGGCAGCCACACCCCGGACCAGTATCCGGAATACGCGCAGTTGGCAAACTACTACGGCTTCCTGGCCTCGCGCGGCACCGATTTCCACGCGCCGGGCGAATCCCGCGTGGATTTTGCCGCCTTGCCGCCGCTGCCCGCCAACGTCACACCAGTCTGGCACGACTGGTTCTAA
- a CDS encoding alpha/beta fold hydrolase: MSIHTPSRSEFLTIRGLRCHVRHWGREGAPKLFMMHGWMDVGASFQFVVDELKGDWHVIAPDWRGFGLSQRNGLDTYWFPDYLADLDAILRHYCPDQAVYLLGHSMGGNIVGLYAGARPERIRKLINLEGAGLRSAKPEQTPGRYAKWMDSLLEQPEMRTYPNQAAVAARLQKTNPRLSDERAAFLAQHWSAQNDAGEWEILGDPVHKQAGPLPYHVDDVMACWQAITAPVLWVEADQTNMWDWMGAKPAGRVELERRLSHLRDVTSKMVYDAGHMLHHDQPQALAEMIEEFLAG; this comes from the coding sequence ATGAGCATTCACACTCCGTCCCGTTCTGAATTCCTGACCATTCGCGGCCTGCGCTGCCACGTGCGCCACTGGGGCCGGGAAGGCGCACCCAAGCTGTTCATGATGCACGGCTGGATGGATGTGGGCGCCTCGTTCCAGTTCGTCGTGGACGAGTTGAAGGGCGACTGGCATGTGATCGCGCCGGACTGGCGCGGCTTCGGCCTGTCGCAGCGCAACGGGCTGGATACCTACTGGTTCCCCGATTACCTTGCCGACCTGGACGCCATCCTGCGCCACTATTGTCCGGATCAGGCGGTTTATCTGCTGGGCCACAGCATGGGCGGCAACATCGTCGGCCTGTATGCGGGCGCGCGGCCGGAGCGCATCCGCAAGCTGATCAACCTGGAAGGCGCCGGCCTGCGCAGCGCCAAACCGGAGCAAACGCCGGGCCGCTACGCCAAGTGGATGGACAGCCTGCTGGAGCAGCCGGAGATGCGCACCTATCCGAATCAGGCCGCCGTGGCCGCGCGCCTGCAAAAGACCAATCCGCGCCTGAGCGACGAGCGCGCCGCCTTCCTGGCGCAGCACTGGTCGGCCCAGAATGACGCCGGCGAATGGGAAATCCTCGGCGATCCGGTGCACAAGCAGGCCGGTCCGCTGCCGTATCACGTGGATGACGTGATGGCCTGCTGGCAGGCGATCACGGCGCCGGTGCTGTGGGTGGAAGCCGACCAGACCAATATGTGGGACTGGATGGGTGCCAAGCCGGCCGGGCGCGTGGAACTGGAGCGCCGCCTGTCCCATCTGCGCGACGTTACCAGCAAGATGGTCTACGATGCGGGCCATATGCTGCACCATGATCAGCCTCAAGCGCTAGCGGAAATGATAGAGGAATTCCTCGCCGGCTAA
- a CDS encoding gamma carbonic anhydrase family protein produces the protein MSIYQLGDHTPEIAASSFVADSATVIGKVSLHDNTSVWFGATLRGDNERITIGENSNVQEGTVMHTDMGYPLSVGRNVTIGHQAMLHGCTIGDGSLVGIQAVILNGAVIGKGCLVGAGALVTEGKTFPDHSLIIGAPAKVARQLSLEEVAALQGSADSYVKRGQLFKTQLKKIG, from the coding sequence ATGTCTATATATCAACTGGGCGATCACACGCCCGAGATAGCTGCATCGTCATTTGTTGCCGATTCTGCCACTGTGATTGGCAAGGTCAGCCTGCACGACAACACTTCGGTGTGGTTTGGTGCGACGCTGCGCGGCGACAACGAGCGTATCACCATCGGTGAAAACAGCAACGTCCAGGAAGGCACGGTGATGCACACCGACATGGGCTACCCGCTGAGTGTGGGCCGCAACGTGACCATCGGCCACCAGGCCATGCTGCACGGCTGCACCATCGGCGACGGTTCGCTGGTCGGCATCCAGGCCGTGATCCTGAATGGCGCGGTGATCGGCAAGGGCTGCCTGGTGGGCGCCGGCGCCTTGGTCACCGAAGGCAAGACCTTCCCCGACCATTCGCTGATCATCGGCGCGCCGGCCAAGGTGGCGCGCCAGCTATCGCTGGAAGAAGTCGCCGCCCTGCAAGGCAGCGCCGACAGCTACGTAAAACGCGGTCAACTGTTCAAGACGCAACTCAAAAAGATCGGATAA
- the hslO gene encoding Hsp33 family molecular chaperone HslO, translating into MSITITGQDTLQKFIFDNAAVRGELIDISATWREVLSRHEYPVAVKKLLGQMTAAAALLSANLKFNGSIIMQIHGDGPVRLLVVECDAELRLRATAKLNPDLAIADDANLTTLLNPHGNGRFIITLDPLDKMPGQQPYQGVVPLDGDDVATVIENYMLRSEQLDTKLWLAADDNVSRGLLLQKLPHHGGKAEATPVSEEDALETWNRAVMLGSTLKEQELLETGIEVLMQRLFWEETIRVFDPLHPQFHCSCTREKVGNMLKMLGREEVESVIAELGHVGVNCDFCGQHYEYDKVDCAQLFVSNDPVEALLPAGEVKH; encoded by the coding sequence ATGAGCATTACCATCACTGGCCAGGACACCCTGCAAAAATTCATCTTCGATAACGCTGCCGTGCGCGGCGAGCTGATCGACATTTCCGCCACCTGGCGCGAAGTGCTGTCGCGTCACGAATACCCGGTCGCGGTCAAAAAGCTGCTGGGCCAGATGACGGCGGCGGCGGCGCTGCTGTCGGCGAACCTGAAGTTCAACGGTTCGATCATCATGCAGATTCATGGTGACGGTCCGGTGCGCCTGCTGGTGGTTGAGTGCGACGCCGAGCTGCGCCTGCGCGCCACTGCCAAGCTGAATCCGGACCTGGCGATCGCCGACGACGCCAACCTGACCACGCTACTGAACCCGCATGGCAATGGCCGCTTCATCATCACACTCGATCCGCTCGACAAGATGCCGGGCCAGCAGCCGTACCAGGGCGTCGTGCCGCTGGACGGCGACGACGTGGCGACCGTGATTGAAAATTACATGCTGCGCTCGGAACAGCTGGACACCAAGCTGTGGCTGGCGGCGGACGATAATGTCTCGCGCGGGCTGCTGCTGCAAAAGCTGCCGCATCACGGCGGCAAGGCGGAAGCCACGCCGGTCAGCGAAGAAGATGCGCTGGAAACCTGGAACCGCGCAGTCATGCTGGGTTCCACGCTGAAGGAGCAGGAACTGCTGGAGACCGGCATCGAGGTGCTGATGCAGCGCCTGTTCTGGGAAGAGACGATCCGCGTGTTCGATCCGCTGCACCCGCAGTTCCATTGCAGCTGCACCCGCGAAAAGGTCGGCAATATGCTGAAGATGCTGGGCCGCGAAGAAGTGGAAAGCGTGATCGCCGAGCTGGGCCATGTTGGCGTCAACTGCGATTTCTGCGGCCAGCACTACGAGTACGACAAGGTCGATTGCGCGCAGCTGTTTGTCAGCAATGACCCGGTCGAAGCCTTGTTACCGGCCGGCGAAGTCAAGCACTAA
- a CDS encoding bile acid:sodium symporter family protein yields the protein MKRPRFLPDNFTLAMIATVIAASFFPCHGQGEIIFNNVTHVAVSLLFFLHGAKLSREAVIAGITHWRLHLLVMLCTFALFPLLGLLLKPVLTPLVTPDLYLGILFLCMLPSTVQSSIAFTAAARGNVPAAICSASASNLFGIFLTPVLVGLLTSAQMAGGSPLDSALQIALQLLLPFIAGQIARRWIGGWVERNKALTRLVDQGSILLVVYTAFSEAVGQGLWHDVSWATLAGLMVVNALLLGLVMFISAQAARRLGFNREDRIAIVFCGSKKSLASGVPMAKVLFAGGALGAVVLPLMLFHQLQLMVCAVLAQRYAKEVD from the coding sequence ATCAAGCGTCCCCGTTTTTTGCCGGATAACTTTACGCTGGCGATGATTGCGACCGTGATCGCCGCCAGTTTCTTCCCCTGCCATGGGCAGGGCGAAATCATCTTCAATAACGTCACCCACGTGGCGGTGTCGCTGCTGTTCTTCCTGCACGGCGCCAAGCTGTCGCGCGAGGCGGTGATTGCGGGAATCACGCACTGGCGCTTGCACCTGCTGGTGATGCTGTGCACCTTCGCGCTGTTCCCCTTGCTGGGACTGCTGCTCAAGCCGGTGCTGACGCCGCTGGTGACGCCGGACCTATACCTCGGCATCCTGTTCCTGTGCATGCTGCCATCGACCGTGCAGTCGTCGATCGCCTTCACGGCGGCAGCGCGCGGCAACGTGCCGGCGGCGATTTGCAGCGCGTCGGCGTCGAACCTGTTCGGGATTTTCCTGACGCCGGTGCTGGTCGGCTTGCTGACCTCGGCGCAGATGGCCGGCGGTTCGCCGTTGGACTCGGCCTTGCAGATCGCCTTGCAGCTGCTGCTGCCGTTCATCGCCGGCCAGATCGCGCGGCGCTGGATCGGCGGCTGGGTCGAGCGCAACAAGGCGTTGACGCGGCTGGTGGACCAGGGCTCGATCCTGCTGGTGGTCTATACCGCGTTCAGCGAAGCGGTCGGGCAGGGCTTGTGGCACGACGTGTCGTGGGCCACGCTGGCCGGGCTAATGGTGGTGAATGCGCTGCTGCTGGGATTGGTGATGTTCATCAGCGCGCAGGCGGCGCGGCGGCTGGGGTTCAATCGCGAGGACCGGATTGCGATCGTGTTCTGCGGTTCCAAAAAGAGCTTGGCCAGCGGGGTGCCTATGGCCAAGGTGCTGTTCGCAGGCGGCGCGCTGGGCGCCGTGGTGTTGCCGTTGATGTTGTTCCACCAGTTGCAGCTGATGGTGTGCGCTGTGCTGGCACAGCGCTACGCCAAGGAAGTCGATTAA